The sequence CATCTGCATTGCCGTATGATTTGCATGTAGAAGGGATGTTGAGTAAAGATAAGGAGCATTTTAAAATCAGCTTTGGCAGTGGCAAAGGGGTAGGTGCGCCATTCAATGTATATGCGCATGACATTGCAAAGAATTGGGCTTATACGGTTGCAGCAGGAGATACTTTGAAGGATGAGTGGCCGTTGACGCAGTTTGAAAATGGAGCGTATTATTTGAGTGTGTATGGGCCGAATGGTTTCTTAAGGGAGTTCAGAGGGAACAGTAAAGATCCGCAGGTGGAATGCGTGTGTAAGTACGAGGTGAATGCGAAGATTGCATTTCATTTGAATAATCTGGATAGTAAGAACCACAAGGTCTTTGTGAAGGATAATGCTTATAAGAGAGGAGAACAGCAGGAGTTTGTGTTGGGGGCAAAGGCAAAAAAACAGGTGGTGTTTGCTTTATCAGATCATGGTGGTTGGTATGATTTCAGTGTGATTGTGGATGGTTGTGCAAGGAGGTATGCGGGCAGAGTGGAAACAGGAGGGATGAGTATTACTGATCCGGTAATGGGGCGCACGATATAAAGTAAAATACTGGTCCAACACTTCATGGTGGCTCTGCCACCATGAAGTGTTGGACCCAAATAGCAGAAAGCCCGTCCTCCGAAGGAGGACGGGCTTTCTGCTATTTGTTATTTGGTTAAGGAGAATGGTCTGTCGGTTATTGCGATACCACGAGATCTTTCTGGTTGATCAGACATTTCTAAATGTAGGATGCCTCCATTCGTAATATCGGTATGAGATAACCAATCCTTCGTCAACACCTGTCCATTCAGCGTAGCCGATTTGATATACACATTCTTCATACTATTATTATTCGCCTCAATTACAAACTGCTTCCCATTCTCTAAAGTGATGGTGGTTTTATTAAACACCGGACTCCCCATCACATACTGATCTGTTCCCGGACACACACTATAAAACCCTAATGCACTCAACACATACCATGAAGAAGTCTGTCCCTGATCCTCATCTCCCGGATACCCATTCTCCGTCGCATTATACAACTTCTCCATCACTGCTCTCGCCCAATACTGCGCTTTCCACGGCTGCCCCGCATAGTTATACAAATACACCATGTGTTGTATCGGCTGATTGCCATGTGCATACTGCCCCATATTCGCCATCACCATTTCCGTCATCTCATGTATCGGCCCACCATAAGTCCCGACTTTATAATTATTAGGAGAAGCAAACACTGCATCCAGCTTATGCACAAAATTACTATCACCCCCCATCAGGTTGATCAACCCCTGTATATCATGAAACACTGACCACTGCCAATGCCATGCATTCCCCTCTGTAAAAGGGCCTCCCCATTCAATCGGATCAAAATCCGCTTTGAAGCTGCCATCTGCTTCTCTTCCTCTCATAAATCCTGTCACACTATCCCACACATTTTTATAGTTGTACATCTGCCTGCTAAACACACCTTCACAAAAGGTATTACCTGTTTCTTTCGCCAGGGTATACCCGCAGAAATCATCATACGCATATTCCAGGGTTTTTGCTGTCGCTTCTCTCACACCAGGATAAGGTACATATCCTAAAGTATAATACTCTTTCCAGCCATCACGGCCATTCGCCGGCCCCCATGGACCTTTGTTTGTCGCTTCGTGCAAATAAGCTTTCAATGCTTTTTGCGGATCAAAAGTATGCAGTCCTTTTGCCCATGCATCTGCCAATAAAGAGATCGCATGATTACCGATCATACTTCCACCTTCACCAGGAAAAGACCAGGAAGGTAACCAGCCACATTGATCATATGCATCCAGTAATGCCGCTACATAACGACCGTGCATAGTGGGATGCAGCAATGCATTGAGCGGAAACTGTGCACGGAAGGTATCCCAGAACCCAGTATCTGTATACAGGTAACCTGCATGCACTTTATCGTCATAAGGGCTATAGTAATAAGGTAATCCATCCTTATCATATTCAAAGAACTGACGGGAGAATAAACTAGCTCTGAAAAAGCAGGAATAGAAGGTGGCTTTTTGTGCAGGCGTACCGCCTTCGACCTTTACCTTGCCCAGATAGTCATTCCATACTTTCCATGCAGCAGCCTTTGTCTGATCAAAGGACGCGAAGCTACCCAATTCTCTTTGCAGGTTCAGTTCTGCCTGATCCTGGCTGATATAACTGCTGGCAGCTTTTACCTGTACAACAGCGCCTTTTTTGAATTTGATATAAGCGTTTTTACCACTGAGTGTATCGGCAGTGATCGTACCGGTCTTACTATCCCACACACCATACGCCGTGAATGGCTGATCGAATTGTAATACAAAATAGCTACGCAGCTCTCTGGATAACTGCTGGCCATTGTTAATATACCCGATGATCTTTCTTTCGGCAGGAATGATCTTTACATTACTGATACGGGTATATCCATCCAGCACTACCCATGCATCGCCGGAGCGGGGAAATGTAAACCGAAGGTGTGCTCCTCTTTCTGTAGGTGCAATTTCTGTAGTGATTTTGTTGTCGAGCGTAACCTTGTAATAGTTGGGTTTCGCAATTTCATTTTTGTGGCTGAATCGTGCCGCACGCTGAAACTGGTTCACTGCCAGTGTGCCGGTAACAGGCATGAGCGAGAATACACAATAGTCATTAGACCATGAGCTACATTGATGGGCTTGTTGAAACCCGCGAATACTGTCTTTTTCGTACTGGTATTTCCAGCCATCACCATTTTTACCTGTTTGTGGTGTCCAGGTATGCATTCCAAATGGAAGGGCTGTGGTTGGATAGGTGTTGCCTCTGGTGAGGGTGAAACTGGAATTGGTACCTTGAAGGGTATTTACGTACCTGACCAGGTCGGTAGTGTCAGCAAATAGCGACTGGCAGTACAAAAGACTGCACAGCATGAGACCTTTTCTAAGCATGATTGTGGATATTTTAGCAGGGGTGAAAGTAAATAAAAATAATTCATAGGTCAATGTTTTTGGTTAGCAGGCAAAGAACGAAAAAATCGCTTCTGCCGAAGGGCAGAAGCGATTTTTTCGTGTGAGTGATGACCAGCGGCCAGCGGGATGAAAGGTTGCTATTGCTTATATTTGCAACAATAAAAATCAGCTAGCGTATGGAATCATTAAAAGGTAAAAATGCGTTGATCACAGGCGCAGGTAAGGGGATTGGGAAGGCAGTGGCTCAACAGTTGGCAGCAGAAGGTGCGAACCTCGCACTGATTGCACGTACAGAAAAAGATTTACAGGCAGTAGCTGCTGAACTGGCAGGTACAGGTGTAAAGATTGTATATGCTACGGCAGACGTAGCAGACAGACAGGCAGTAGAAACTGCGATTGCTAAACTGACCGCTGAACTGGGTACGATCGATATCCTGATCAACAACGCCGGTGTGGGTAAGTTTGGTAAATTCCTGGATCTGTCACCAGAAGAGTGGGAGCATATTGTGAAGGTAAACCTGTTCGGTGCTTACTACACTGTACGTGCGGTATTGCCAGGTATGCTGTCCCGCCAGACGGGAGATATCGTAAATATCTCTTCTACAGCGGGTAAGAATGGAGCTGCAGTAACCAGTGCTTACAGCGCATCGAAGTTTGGTTTGATTGGTATGTCTGAATCACTGATGCAGGAAGTGCGTAAGTCTAACATCCGTGTGACGACGCTGACACCCAGCACTATTGCCACTGATATGGCGATTGATCTGAAACTGACTGATGGTAATCCTGAGAAGGTGATGCAGGCAGAAGATTTTGCGGAGTTGATTGTAAGTCAGCTGAAGCTGAACAGGAGAGTGTTTGTGAAAGAGGCGGGTATCTGGTCAACAAATCCGTGATAAAAGAATATGGCATTTAGCCGGTCGCAGGCCATAGGCGACCAAATAAAGGAGAGTATATCAAAAATAAATAAACCTTCTCAGAAGTGCTTAAAGGACTACCTATCTCCATTAGGTATCCGAATAAATAAGAGCTGACCATTACTTTTTGGTCAGCTCTTATTTATTCGGATACCTGTTATAGGCATATCATCGTTTAAGCAATTGTCAGGGCCTTCATTTTGCTTTTGAGCCCCATTTGCAGTTTTAATTTAATAAAGAAAGCGCCTGTTCAAATGCGGGGAGTTTCATTTCAGTTAATGCCTCCTGCATCAGCATCTTCCCATACAATATCTTTCCTTCATAGCTCCCTAAGTTCACCTCTCCCTTACTCATCATCTTTTTCACTTCGGGTAGCGTAGGTACTTTCATATCCTGATCATGTGTCTCCTTCATTTCAGCCGCCATTCTTAAGAAGATCGTACCATAATACAGGAACACCACTTGTCTCATCAGGTAGAACTTTGCCTTTTGCAACGCAGTTGGCGTCTCTCCAAAATAAGCAGTCAGGAAAGTATCGATATGCTGTTCATTTGCTGCAAAATACAAAGCCACTATTGCCAGATCTACATATCGGTCATTTTTAAAACTCGCTTCCCAGTCGATGAGCCAGATCTTTTCCCCATCAAAAAGTACATTAGCTGGATTCAGATCATTGTGTGAAGACACGAGTTCTTCATTGATAGGATAAATACTTTTTATCTGGTCAAAGTGTGCGAAATGCTCCGCAGTGGCACTTTCCGGAAACATATTCATTTCCAGAAAACGATCTCTGAAATGCGTCATCCCCTCGAGAAAATTGATCAATGGCGGAAAGAGTGGGAGGGCATGAATCGCCTTTACCTTTTCCGCAATGCTTTTTAGCTGCACATCTTTTTCCGGCAGACCTACCCATATAGGAGGTCCTGCAATAAACCGGCAAATGGACACCGCAGCATTTGCATCAGCATATAATACGGCTGGTGCAATACCTGCATCCGCCGCAGCACGCAGACAGGCGTATTCACGTGCAGGGTCAATCAGTTCATTGATGGCCATGACAAGCCTTAAGATATAGGCCTGCCCGTTTACCTGGATCTTATACACCAAAGCGGGTGATAGTCCCCTTGTCATGAGTTCAATGTCTTCTACCGTGGATGTCCCAAAGGTTT is a genomic window of Chitinophaga sp. LS1 containing:
- a CDS encoding GH92 family glycosyl hydrolase, whose product is MLRKGLMLCSLLYCQSLFADTTDLVRYVNTLQGTNSSFTLTRGNTYPTTALPFGMHTWTPQTGKNGDGWKYQYEKDSIRGFQQAHQCSSWSNDYCVFSLMPVTGTLAVNQFQRAARFSHKNEIAKPNYYKVTLDNKITTEIAPTERGAHLRFTFPRSGDAWVVLDGYTRISNVKIIPAERKIIGYINNGQQLSRELRSYFVLQFDQPFTAYGVWDSKTGTITADTLSGKNAYIKFKKGAVVQVKAASSYISQDQAELNLQRELGSFASFDQTKAAAWKVWNDYLGKVKVEGGTPAQKATFYSCFFRASLFSRQFFEYDKDGLPYYYSPYDDKVHAGYLYTDTGFWDTFRAQFPLNALLHPTMHGRYVAALLDAYDQCGWLPSWSFPGEGGSMIGNHAISLLADAWAKGLHTFDPQKALKAYLHEATNKGPWGPANGRDGWKEYYTLGYVPYPGVREATAKTLEYAYDDFCGYTLAKETGNTFCEGVFSRQMYNYKNVWDSVTGFMRGREADGSFKADFDPIEWGGPFTEGNAWHWQWSVFHDIQGLINLMGGDSNFVHKLDAVFASPNNYKVGTYGGPIHEMTEMVMANMGQYAHGNQPIQHMVYLYNYAGQPWKAQYWARAVMEKLYNATENGYPGDEDQGQTSSWYVLSALGFYSVCPGTDQYVMGSPVFNKTTITLENGKQFVIEANNNSMKNVYIKSATLNGQVLTKDWLSHTDITNGGILHLEMSDQPERSRGIAITDRPFSLTK
- a CDS encoding 3-ketoacyl-ACP reductase, whose translation is MESLKGKNALITGAGKGIGKAVAQQLAAEGANLALIARTEKDLQAVAAELAGTGVKIVYATADVADRQAVETAIAKLTAELGTIDILINNAGVGKFGKFLDLSPEEWEHIVKVNLFGAYYTVRAVLPGMLSRQTGDIVNISSTAGKNGAAVTSAYSASKFGLIGMSESLMQEVRKSNIRVTTLTPSTIATDMAIDLKLTDGNPEKVMQAEDFAELIVSQLKLNRRVFVKEAGIWSTNP
- a CDS encoding phosphotransferase; the encoded protein is MHHSLLSILPPHKLKVVEAALQQTFGTSTVEDIELMTRGLSPALVYKIQVNGQAYILRLVMAINELIDPAREYACLRAAADAGIAPAVLYADANAAVSICRFIAGPPIWVGLPEKDVQLKSIAEKVKAIHALPLFPPLINFLEGMTHFRDRFLEMNMFPESATAEHFAHFDQIKSIYPINEELVSSHNDLNPANVLFDGEKIWLIDWEASFKNDRYVDLAIVALYFAANEQHIDTFLTAYFGETPTALQKAKFYLMRQVVFLYYGTIFLRMAAEMKETHDQDMKVPTLPEVKKMMSKGEVNLGSYEGKILYGKMLMQEALTEMKLPAFEQALSLLN